In one window of Palaemon carinicauda isolate YSFRI2023 chromosome 2, ASM3689809v2, whole genome shotgun sequence DNA:
- the LOC137622004 gene encoding uncharacterized protein has translation MIIKEVNNSFIRGPSEHSHPPETCPATTSKVSKLIKDKAMEDVFRPALEIVEEVILENVDPTMPTASLPAPINLARQANRKRQANRPAEPVDLSFEISEEHIPPNFLKFDIHVGDRRHLVFATEGQCQLLAKAKRWYVDGTFKVVRQPFTQLFSIHAFMKYDGNVKQMPLVFVLMSGKRRKDYKKVFSRIKEILGEQLKVQEVILDFSPISFV, from the coding sequence ATGATAATAAAGGAAGTGAATAATTCGTTTATCAGAGGGCCCAGTGAACATTCCCATCCACCGGAAACATGCCCTGCTACCACAAGTAAGgtttcaaaattaattaaagataaagCAATGGAGGATGTGTTTCGGCCCGCATTAGAAATCGTGGAGGAAGTAATCCTTGAAAACGTAGATCCAACAATGCCTACTGCTTCACTACCTGCCCCCATAAATCTCGCTCGTCAAGCAAACAGGAAGCGGCAAGCAAACAGACCTGCTGAACCCGTGGATTTGAGTTTTGAAATTAGTGAGGAACACATACCACCTAACTTTCTTAAATTTGATATACATGTAGGGGATAGACGTCACTTAGTATTTGCAACAGAAGGACAGTGTCAGTTACTTGCTAAAGCAAAAAGGTGGTATGTCGATGGGACATTCAAAGTTGTTAGGCAACCCTTCACACAACTTTTTAGCATTCATGCATTCATGAAGTATGATGGGAATGTGAAACAAATGCCTCTTGTATTTGTTTTAATGTCAGGTAAGAGACGCAAAGATTACAAAAAGGTGTTTAGTAGAATTAAGGAAATCCTAGGTGAACAATTAAAAGTACAAGAAGTAATTCTAGATTTTTCTCCTATCTCTTTTGTATAA